One genomic region from Trueperaceae bacterium encodes:
- a CDS encoding NADH-quinone oxidoreductase subunit A: MYLEVLMMFLAAGLIAAAALVVGGLLGPKKPGEVKLSAYESGVPAVGSARERFPVHFYLVAMVFIIFDLETAFFYPLAVKFQAAPQFLFANAVIFVAILAVGYVYLLRKGVLNWK, encoded by the coding sequence TTGTATCTAGAGGTCCTCATGATGTTCTTGGCGGCGGGTCTCATCGCGGCCGCCGCCCTCGTCGTAGGCGGGCTCCTCGGGCCGAAGAAGCCGGGCGAGGTGAAGCTGTCGGCCTACGAGTCCGGCGTGCCGGCGGTCGGCAGCGCGCGCGAACGCTTCCCGGTGCACTTCTACCTGGTGGCGATGGTGTTCATCATCTTCGACCTGGAGACGGCCTTCTTCTACCCGCTCGCGGTGAAGTTCCAGGCCGCGCCGCAGTTCCTGTTCGCCAACGCCGTCATCTTCGTGGCGATCCTTGCCGTCGGGTACGTGTACCTGCTGCGCAAGGGCGTCCTGAACTGGAAGTGA
- a CDS encoding NADH-quinone oxidoreductase subunit B: MGLLELFEKDVQELEAEGILFTSLNKLVAWGRSNSVWPATFGLACCAIEMMASTNPRNDMARLGSEVFRASPRQADVMIVAGRLSKKMAPIMRRVYDQMPDPKWVISMGACASSGGMFNNYAIVQNVDSVVPVDIYVPGCPPRPEALIYAVMQLQKKIRGEAFDARGEQLAPVEGWRR; encoded by the coding sequence ATGGGTCTCCTGGAGCTTTTCGAGAAGGACGTGCAGGAGCTGGAGGCCGAGGGGATCCTCTTCACCAGCCTCAACAAGCTCGTCGCGTGGGGGCGCTCCAACAGCGTGTGGCCCGCCACGTTCGGTCTGGCATGCTGCGCCATCGAGATGATGGCGTCGACGAACCCCCGCAACGACATGGCTCGCCTCGGCTCGGAGGTGTTCCGCGCCAGCCCCCGGCAGGCCGACGTGATGATCGTGGCCGGGCGGCTCTCCAAGAAGATGGCCCCCATCATGCGGCGCGTCTACGACCAGATGCCCGACCCCAAGTGGGTCATCAGCATGGGCGCGTGTGCGTCGTCCGGCGGCATGTTCAACAACTACGCGATCGTGCAGAACGTCGACTCGGTGGTCCCGGTCGACATCTACGTGCCCGGCTGCCCGCCGCGGCCCGAGGCGCTCATCTACGCCGTCATGCAGCTCCAGAAGAAGATCAGGGGCGAGGCGTTCGACGCGCGCGGCGAGCAACTCGCGCCGGTCGAGGGGTGGAGGAGATGA